The nucleotide window AGTTGGCGGGGTGCTTGTCCTCGAAGAACTCGGGGTTCTTGATCTTGCGAGGAGCCCAGGGTCCCTTGTAGGCAGGGTTGTCGATGTAAGGCGCGGTCCACTTGCCCTTGTAGTCGGGGTTCTTCTTCATGGGCTTGGTCCAAGGGCCACAGCCAGAGACATCGGCACACTTGGGGTTGGGGACAGTGGGCGCAATCCagtcgccatcctcctcatcgtcccAATCCTCAGGCTTGTTAGCCTCAGGGTCGGCAACGGTGGTGGGCTCGTCGACCAGCCAGTCCTCGGGCATGGtagcctcctcgtcgacaatcTCGAAGggggcgtcctcgtcccagTCCTCAGGCTTCTTGGCCTCAGGGTCGGGAATGCGGGCCTGGTCAACCCAGTCCTCAGGCTTGGTATCCTTGGGGTCGTCAAtttcggcgggcgggttgaCCGCGGGGGTGAAGTCCTCGAGAAGAGAGCCGGTCTTGACCTCCTCGCCGTTCTGTCGGATGGCGTAGGTGTTGTTGGGGTGGACGATCAGAGTATAGAGCTCGGTGGTCTTGACGATCTTGGCTGTAGGGGGGCTGGAGAGGTGCTTCTCCTCGTacttgcccgtcttggggtTCTTGTGGTTGAAGATGAAGTGGACCTTGTTGGTGTGGCCGCACTTGTCAGGGCCGAACATGATGACGTAGGGCGTCGTGTTGGCAAACTCCTCCTGGTGCAGAGCCTTgttgtcgcgcagcagcttcatGTAAGCGCCACCGCACTCGAGGCCCTCTGGAGACGGACGATGTAAGCAAGAGTTGCAGAGATTCAGCTAGGGCTGAGTCTGAGGGCTCAAGGAATTGGCTTACTCTGAAGCTTGACCTCGTACTGAACGACGAGAGTCTTGCCCTTGTTGTCGATCTTCTTGGGGAACTTGGCGGAGATGGCGTGGTGAGCAGCCGGGTTCTTGACAACGAGGCCCTTATCGCCCTCCATGCCCTTGTACTGGGAgggctcctcgacggcccaCTCGCCGACGTACGCCCACTCCTCTGCGTCCTTGTCGGAGCCGGTCATGTCCTTCTTGGCGTGCGATGGCTTCCATCGCTTGTCCCAGCCCTCGGTGAACTGCTCCAGGAAAGGGGCCTTGAGGGTAGTGGGCTGTGTACGGCCCGTGTCAGCAAGCCACTGGCAATACGCGTGATCCAATTGCGACTGCAAGCCCCGGGGAAGGGCGAGCACGGTGCGCAGGCGTGTCAATTGCACGGGAGAGACTCACGGTGAAAGTAGGCAGAGGAGGCACGGAAgccgcagacggcgacgaggccgcatcgtcggccgcgggcttggtgtcgtcggcatgagcggtgccggcgaggagagcggccgagatggcagcggcaacggagTTGAACTTCATTGTGAGTGTCAGGCGCACAGCGCAGAGTGCTCAGGTAAATGAGAGTCGGCAGGGGGagaggagatggagaggcGACTTGTCCCAGCGCTCAAGGGGGATGATGGATATCCAGGGCCACGAGTGAGGTTGCGGAGGGAAGAGAGGGCAGTTGTCGCGAGCGAGGTGGAGATGTTTAAAATCGCGGTGGGAGCTCAAGCTTGAGGACACGTAGTTGGGAAACCCGCCGCGGCAAACAGGCAATGGAGCTCAGGGTCCCCCGTCTCCAAAAATTGGGGGCTTCCTGTGGCGCCAATGCGGGGACGGACAGCGCCTGGGGTGAGACATGAGCCACCTGAGAGTGCACATGGTGGCTCACTGTCGAGGCGCTGTCGGCTGCCGCCACGATCTTGTTGGGGGCGCCGCAAAGAGACCGAGAGAGATGTGTCGGGGCACTCGAGACGATCATCAGCTTGTCCCTTTCAATTTACAGCCCAGGTGGCTCTGAGAGCATGTTGAGCTCAGGGCAGGCCCTTCAGCTAGACCAGGCGCCTGTTTCAGAGACGAGCAGGCAGGTTTTGCAGTGGCTCGGGTCAAGGGCACTGCAGCGCATTGCGGTGCAGGACGGGTGCTTCccgtgggcgcgcgcgccgctaGGTGGCGTCTGCGGTGAACCTTGAAGTCAGCGGACGGGCGCACGAATTAGGTACGTATCGCAAGGCGTGATGGAAGGGTCGAGAAGCCGGAGGGAGTGTAGGGAACCAGCCAACAACCCAACCCGGCTGGATTCGTAACTACTGTCCTGCACTATTAGTACCTTACTAacgtacgtactgtacggagtacatgCGTACCGCATTCGGTACTCGAGCAGATATCCAGACCCCCTCTCCCCAATTGATGAGAAGCCGTTGCGCAGAGTGTAATTTTCCTGCGATACTTCGTATCAATGGGCAGACAGG belongs to Purpureocillium takamizusanense chromosome 1, complete sequence and includes:
- a CDS encoding uncharacterized protein (TransMembrane:1 (n6-16c21/22o503-522i)~COG:O~SECRETED:SignalP(1-21~SECRETED:cutsite=AHA-DD~SECRETED:prob=0.9511)~EggNog:ENOG503NV5M), whose translation is MKFNSVAAAISAALLAGTAHADDTKPAADDAASSPSAASVPPLPTFTPTTLKAPFLEQFTEGWDKRWKPSHAKKDMTGSDKDAEEWAYVGEWAVEEPSQYKGMEGDKGLVVKNPAAHHAISAKFPKKIDNKGKTLVVQYEVKLQKGLECGGAYMKLLRDNKALHQEEFANTTPYVIMFGPDKCGHTNKVHFIFNHKNPKTGKYEEKHLSSPPTAKIVKTTELYTLIVHPNNTYAIRQNGEEVKTGSLLEDFTPAVNPPAEIDDPKDTKPEDWVDQARIPDPEAKKPEDWDEDAPFEIVDEEATMPEDWLVDEPTTVADPEANKPEDWDDEEDGDWIAPTVPNPKCADVSGCGPWTKPMKKNPDYKGKWTAPYIDNPAYKGPWAPRKIKNPEFFEDKHPANFEPMGAIGFEIWTMQNDILFDNIYVGHSIADAEKLAEESFKLKHPVEQALAEADKPKPEDKPKSPSDLKFGDDPVLYIKEKLDLFLTIAKKDPIEAIKFVPEAAGGIVAVVVTLIAIIVGLVSAGSSPAVQKAATDAKDKAKEVKDKAATAAATGAEKAKGEATKRSTRSQS